One genomic window of Myxocyprinus asiaticus isolate MX2 ecotype Aquarium Trade chromosome 5, UBuf_Myxa_2, whole genome shotgun sequence includes the following:
- the LOC127441296 gene encoding kinesin-like protein KIF1A isoform X8, protein MAGASVKVAVRVRPFNSREIGKDSKCIIQMSGNTTTIINPKQPKENKSFNFDYSYWSHTTPEDVNYACQKQVYKDIGEEMLLHAFEGYNVCIFAYGQTGAGKSYTMMGKQEKDQEGIIPLLCEDLFTKINDNNANCMSYSVEVSYMEIYCERVRDLLNPKNKGNLRVREHPLMGPYVEDLSKLAVTSYNDIQDLMDSGNKARTVAATNMNETSSRSHAVFNIIFTQKRHDGETDNTSEKVSKISLVDLAGSERADSTGAKGTRLKEGANINKSLTTLGKVISALAEMDFAPNKNKKKKKVESFIPYRDSVLTWLLRENLGGNSRTAMVAALSPADINYDETLSTLRYADRAKQIRCNAVINEDPNNRLVRELKDEVARLKDLLYAQGLGDIIEMTNAMTGMSPSPSLSALSSRAGSISSLHDRIMFNPGSEEAIERLKETEKIIAELNETWEEKLRRTEAIRMEREALLAEMGVAMREDGGTVGVFSPKKTPHLVNLNEDPLMSECLLYYIKDGITKVGREDASSRQDIVLSGHFIEDEHCIFTSSTNASGEGTVVLEPCEGAETYVNGKRVTEPTILRSGNRIVMGKSHVFRFNDPEQARQERERTPCAETPVEPVDWAFAQRELLEKQGIDMKQEMEQRLQELEDQYRKEREDASNLLEQQRLDYESKLEALQKQVDSRYYPEITEEEEEPEEEVPWTKRETELALWAFRKWRFYQFTSLRDLLWGNAIFLKEANAISVELKKKVQFQFVLLTDTLYSPLPPDLLPPSVAKDREKRLFPRTIVAVEVQDQKNGATHYWTLEKLRQRLDLMREMYDRAAEVPSSAIEDCDHMMSGGDPFYDRFPWFRLVGSTPILNTCMSKRMSDLTLSPTLSDPDSDITELADERHYGKVEVEEEELEDLDDEIFMEDSEHEREEDGVEEHCPGASDGQDPFYDRWPLFSFVGRAFVYLSNLLYPVPLVHRVAIVSEKGEVKGFLRVAVQAISADEEAPDYGSGVRQSGTAKISFEDQQFEKFQTESCTGGMSHANTSQEELRIVEGEGQNSEMGLSADEVNNNTCTASPDILNSPLKGSLEFPLDVTQEKSFQHLKIGSSFTFRVTVLQASSISAEYADIFCQFNFIHRHDEAFSTEPLKNTGRGPPLGFYHVQNITVEVTKSFVEYIKSQPIVFEVFGHYQKQPFPPLCKDLISSLRPTRRQFPRVMPLSKPVPATKLSTLTRSTAGPCHCKYDLMAFFEICELEANGDYIPSVVDHRGGMPCHGTFLLHQGIQRRITVTVAHETGNDIEWKEVKELVIGRIRNTPEADETIIDPNILSLNILSSGYIRPSYDDRTFYHFEAAWDSSMHNSLLLNRVTPYGEKIYITLSAYLEMENCTQPTVITKDFCMVFYSRDAKLPASRSIRNLFSTGAFRPSESNRVTGVYELSLCHVADIGSPGMQRRRRRVLDTSVAYVRGEENLAGWRPRSDSLILDHQWELEKLSLLQEVEKTRHYLLLREKLEASLLLEQDTFCGKDLMDSPKASSPLINPVASLGLDSPNNRQRELAAKCVRLLMHTFNRQYSQVSSSLSESKLSEMSASFLRDRSSSALSTLTPSSTCPSLVDGHFGNPDFRGAETNSGASSPDLDPFSPVERKPKSCTFIPNIQEIRVSPIVSKKGYLNFLEPHTSGWVRRYIVVRRPYVYLYRSERDCVERAVINLSSAQVDYSEDQQTMLRASNTFAVCTEHRNILLQASNDKEMHDWLYAFNPLLAGTIRSKLSRRKSGQMRM, encoded by the exons ATGGCAGGAGCCTCAGTGAAAGTAGCCGTGAGGGTCCGCCCCTTCAATTCACGAGAGATTGGAAAAGATAGCAAGTGTATCATCCAGATGTCAGGCAACACAACCA CAATAATAAACCCTAAACAGCCAAAGGAAAACAAGAGCTTCAACTTTGACTATTCCTATTGGTCACATACAACT CCAGAAGATGTTAACTATGCATGCCAAAAGCAGGTGTATAAGGACATTGGGGAGGAAATGCTTCTGCATGCTTTTGAGGGATACAATGTGTGTATCTTTGCCTATGGCCAGACTGGGGCAGGAAAGTCATACACCATGATGGGCAAGCAAGAGAAAGACCAAGAGGGCATCATTCCATTG CTATGTGAGGACCTGTTTACCAAGATCAATGACAATAATGCCAATTGCATGTCATACTCAGTTGAG gtgAGTTATATGGAGATTTACTGTGAACGTGTTAGGGATCTGCTGAACCCAAAGAACAAAGGGAACCTGCGTGTGCGAGAGCATCCCCTGATGGGGCCATATGTGGAGGACCTGTCAAAACTAGCAGTAACCTCCTACAATGACATCCAGGACTTGATGGACTCTGGCAACAAAGCCAG GACTGTGGCAGCCACAAATATGAATGAGACCAGCAGCCGTTCTCATGCCGTTTTCAACATCATCTTCACCCAGAAACGACATGATGGTGAAACAGACAACACCTCTGAAAAG GTCAGCAAAATCAGCCTAGTCGACTTGGCAGGAAGTGAGAGGGCCGATTCTACTGGAGCTAAAGGCACTAGACTGAAG GAAGGAGCCAATATCAACAAATCTTTAACAACACTGGGTAAAGTTATCTCTGCTTTGGCTGAGATG gacTTTGCACCAAACAAG aacaaaaagaagaagaaagtggagAGCTTTATTCCTTACAGAGACTCGGTTCTGACCTGGCTGCTGAGGGAAAACCTCG GAGGAAACTCTCGTACTGCCATGGTTGCAGCTCTGAGCCCTGCTGATATTAACTATGATGAGACACTCAGCACTCTCAG GTATGCTGATCGTGCCAAGCAGATCCGATGCAACGCCGTCATCAATGAAGACCCCAACAACCGCCTGGTGCGTGAGCTGAAAGATGAAGTGGCACGTCTGAAGGATCTGCTCTACGCTCAGGGTCTTGGAGACATCATTGAGA TGACCAATGCCATGACAGGGAtgagcccctccccttctctctcTGCCCTGTCAAGCCGAGCTGGCTCCATCAGCAGCCTGCATGATCGAATCATGTTCAACCCGGGAAGTGAGGAAGCTATTGAGAGGCTGAAG GAAACTGAGAAGATAATTGCAGAACTCAATGAAACTTGGGAAGAGAAGCTTCGCCGCACAGAGGCCATTAGGATGGAAAG GGAGGCACTTTTGGCTGAAATGGGTGTGGCAATGAGGGAAGATGGGGGAACAGTTGGAGTCTTTTCTCCTAAGAAG ACGCCTCACCTGGTCAATCTGAATGAAGATCCACTGATGTCTGAGTGCCTACTGTACTACATTAAAGACGGAATCACCAA GGTCGGCCGTGAGGATGCCAGCAGTCGGCAGGACATTGTCCTAAGTGGTCACTTCATTGAAGACGAACACTGTATCTTCACAAGTAGCACTAATGCCTCAGGAGAGGGAACAGTGGTCCTGGAGCCCTGTGAGGGAGCCGAGACTTACGTTAATGGGAAGAGAGTGACAGAGCCCACTATTCTCAGATCAG GTAACCGTATCGTTATGGGCAAGAGCCATGTGTTCCGATTCAATGACCCAGAGCAAGCCCGGCAAGAACGAGAAAGGACACCATGTGCAGAAACACCTGTGGAGCCTGTGGACTGGGCTTTTGCCCAGAGAGAACTGTTGGAGAAACAAGGCATTGATATGAAACAAGAGATGGAGCAGAG ATTACAGGAACTGGAGGACCAGTACCGTAAGGAAAGAGAAGACGCAAGCAACCTTCTTGAACAGCAGAGACTT GACTACGAGAGTAAACTGGAAGCTCTTCAGAAGCAGGTTGACTCCCGATATTACCCAGAAATCACTGAGGAAGAGGAAGAACCAGAAGAGGAAG TGCCGTGGACAAAGCGAGAGACAGAACTGGCCCTCTGGGCTTTCCGTAAATGGCGGTTCTACCAGTTCACCTCTCTCAGAGACCTGCTCTGGGGAAATGCAATTTTCCTCAAGGAAGCTAATGCCATTAGCGTGGAGCTCAAGAAAAAG GTTCAGTTTCAGTTTGTATTGCTAACAGACACACTGTACTCACCGCTGCCCCCTGACCTGCTGCCCCCCAGTGTAGCCAAAGACAGGGAGAAAAGGCTGTTCCCACGCACTATAGTAGCAGTAGAAGTTCAGGACCAGAAGAACGGTGCCACACACTACTGGACTTTAGAGAAACTCAG ACAAAGACTGGATCTGATGAGAGAAATGTATGACCGAGCAGCAGAGGTGCCCAGTTCTGCAATTGAAGATTGTGACCATATGATGTCTGGTGGTGATCCCTTCTATGACCGCTTTCCTTGGTTTCGTCTGGTTGGCAG CACTCCCATTCTGAACACGTGCATGAGCAAGCGCATGAGTGACCTTACCCTCTCCCCCACCCTCTCCGACCCCGACTCTGACATAACCGAGCTCGCCGATGAGCGGCATTATGGGAAAGTCGAGGTGGAGGAGGAAGAGTTGGAGGACCTGGACGATGAGATCTTTATGGAGGACTCAGAACATGAGAGAGAGGAGGATGGTGTGGAGGAGCACTGCCCAGGTGCCAGCGATGGCCAGGACCCCTTTTACGACCGCTGGCCTCTGTTCAGTTTTGTGGGAAG GGCATTTGTGTATCTAAGTAACCTGCTGTACCCTGTACCATTGGTACACCGTGTCGCCATTGTTAGTGAGAAAGGCGAGGTCAAGGGGTTCCTCCGGGTGGCAGTGCAAGCCATCTCGG CTGATGAAGAGGCTCCTGATTATGGCTCGGGTGTACGACAATCAGGAACCGCCAAGATTTCATTTGAAGATCAACAATTTGAGAAG TTCCAGACAGAGTCATGCACCGGTGGGATGTCTCACGCAAACACATCTCAAGAGGAGCTGCGCATCGTAGAAGGAGAAGGACAGAACTCAGAAATGGGGCTCAGTGCTGATGAGGTCAACAACAACACCTGTACAG CATCTCCTGATATTCTTAACAGTCCTCTTAAGGGCAGTCTGGAATTTCCTCTTGATGTGACTCAGGAAAAATCTTTCCAGCACCTGAAAATAGGCAGCAGCTTTACCTTCAGGGTCACAGTGCTTCAAGCCTCCAGCATCTCTGCTGAGTATGCAGACATCTTCTGCCAGTTCAA CTTCATCCACAGGCATGACGAGGCATTTTCCACTGAGCCCTTGAAAAACACCGGCAGAGGCCCTCCTCTGGGATTCTACCATGTGCAAAAT ATAACTGTGGAGGTCACCAAGTCTTTTGTGGAATACATCAAAAGTCAGCCGATCGTTTTTGAGGTATTTGGGCACTACCAGAAACAGCCCTTCCCTCCTCTCTGTAAGGACTTAATTAG TTCATTACGTCCAACAAGACGGCAGTTCCCTAGGGTTATGCCCTTGTCAAAGCCAG TGCCCGCCACCAAACTGAGCACCCTGACACGCTCCACCGCTGGCCCCTGTCACTGCAAATATGACCTCATGGCTTTCTTTGAGATCTGTGAACTGGAGGCCAATGGGGA CTACATCCCATCTGTTGTTGATCACAGAGGTGGAATGCCCTGCCATGGTACATTCCTATTACACCAG GGCATCCAAAGGAGAATTACGGTCACTGTAGCCCATGAAACTGGTAATGACATTGAGTGGAAGGAGGTCAAGGAGCTGGTCATAG GCCGCATCCGTAACACACCCGAGGCAGATGAGACGATCATAGATCCCAACATCCTGTCCCTCAACATCCTCTCTTCAGGATACATACGGCCATCTTATGATGACAG GACATTTTACCACTTTGAGGCAGCATGGGATAGCTCCATGCACAACTCCCTCCTTCTGAACCGTGTCACTCCATACGGAGAAAAAATTTACATCACTCTCTCTGCTTACCTTGAG ATGGAGAACTGCACTCAGCCCACTGTCATCACTAAGGACTTCTGCATGGTGTTCTACTCCAGAGATGCCAAACTTCCTGCATCACGCTCTATTCGAAACCTTTTTAGCACTGGTGCTTTCAGGCCCTCTGAGAG TAACCGTGTGACCGGAGTGTATGAATTAAGCCTCTGCCACGTGGCGGATATCGGAAGTCCTG GTATGCAGAGGAGGCGCAGACGGGTGCTGGACACCTCAGTGGCGTACGTGCGTGGAGAGGAGAATCTTGCAGGCTGGAGGCCCCGCAGTGACAGTCTCATCCTGGACCACCAATGGGAACTGGAGAAACTCAGCCTATTACAAGAG GTGGAGAAGACCAGGCATTACCTTCTGCTGAGAGAGAAGCTAGAAGCCTCTCTGCTGCTGGAACAGGACACTTTTTGTGGTAAAGACCTCATGGACTCACCTAAAGCCTCTAGCCCCTTGATCAATCCAGTAGCCAGCCTGGGTCTGGACAGCCCCAACAATAGGCAGAGGGAATTGGCTGCCAAG tgTGTGCGACTGCTCATGCACACCTTCAACAGGCAGTACAGCCAGGTGAGCAGCAGTCTCAGTGAGAGCAAG CTGTCAGAGATGTCTGCGTCATTCTTAAGAGACAGATCTTCCTCAGCTCTGAGCACTCTGACCCCCTCCTCCACCTGCCCGTCATTGGTGGATGGTCACTTTGGCAATCCAGACTTCAG AGGTGCTGAGACTAACTCTGGTGCCTCGAGCCCTGATCTAGACCCCTTCAGCCCTGTAGAGAGAAAACCCAAGAGCTGCACCTTCATCCCCAATATCCAAGAGATTCGTGTCAG CCCCATTGTGTCAAAGAAAGGCTATCTCAACTTTCTGGAGCCACACACCAGTGGCTGGGTCAGACGTTATATTGTGGTGCGGCGGCCATATGTCTACTTGTACCGCAGTGAGAGAGACTGTGTAGAGAGAGCCGTCATCAACCTCTCATCTGCCCAGGTGGATTACAGCGAAGATCAGCAGACCATGTTGAGG gcTTCTAACACATTTGCTGTGTGCACTGAGCACCGCAACATTCTCCTCCAAGCCAGCAATGACAAAGAGATGCATGACTGGCTGTATGCGTTCAACCCACTGCTGGCTGGAACCATCAG
- the LOC127441296 gene encoding kinesin-like protein KIF1A isoform X2, with translation MAGASVKVAVRVRPFNSREIGKDSKCIIQMSGNTTTIINPKQPKENKSFNFDYSYWSHTTPEDVNYACQKQVYKDIGEEMLLHAFEGYNVCIFAYGQTGAGKSYTMMGKQEKDQEGIIPLLCEDLFTKINDNNANCMSYSVEVSYMEIYCERVRDLLNPKNKGNLRVREHPLMGPYVEDLSKLAVTSYNDIQDLMDSGNKARTVAATNMNETSSRSHAVFNIIFTQKRHDGETDNTSEKVSKISLVDLAGSERADSTGAKGTRLKEGANINKSLTTLGKVISALAEMDFAPNKNKKKKKVESFIPYRDSVLTWLLRENLGGNSRTAMVAALSPADINYDETLSTLRYADRAKQIRCNAVINEDPNNRLVRELKDEVARLKDLLYAQGLGDIIETFRAPGPGIPALKLTNAMTGMSPSPSLSALSSRAGSISSLHDRIMFNPGSEEAIERLKETEKIIAELNETWEEKLRRTEAIRMEREALLAEMGVAMREDGGTVGVFSPKKTPHLVNLNEDPLMSECLLYYIKDGITKVGREDASSRQDIVLSGHFIEDEHCIFTSSTNASGEGTVVLEPCEGAETYVNGKRVTEPTILRSGNRIVMGKSHVFRFNDPEQARQERERTPCAETPVEPVDWAFAQRELLEKQGIDMKQEMEQRLQELEDQYRKEREDASNLLEQQRLDYESKLEALQKQVDSRYYPEITEEEEEPEEEVPWTKRETELALWAFRKWRFYQFTSLRDLLWGNAIFLKEANAISVELKKKVQFQFVLLTDTLYSPLPPDLLPPSVAKDREKRLFPRTIVAVEVQDQKNGATHYWTLEKLRQRLDLMREMYDRAAEVPSSAIEDCDHMMSGGDPFYDRFPWFRLVGSTPILNTCMSKRMSDLTLSPTLSDPDSDITELADERHYGKVEVEEEELEDLDDEIFMEDSEHEREEDGVEEHCPGASDGQDPFYDRWPLFSFVGRAFVYLSNLLYPVPLVHRVAIVSEKGEVKGFLRVAVQAISADEEAPDYGSGVRQSGTAKISFEDQQFEKFQTESCTGGMSHANTSQEELRIVEGEGQNSEMGLSADEVNNNTCTASPDILNSPLKGSLEFPLDVTQEKSFQHLKIGSSFTFRVTVLQASSISAEYADIFCQFNFIHRHDEAFSTEPLKNTGRGPPLGFYHVQNITVEVTKSFVEYIKSQPIVFEVFGHYQKQPFPPLCKDLISSLRPTRRQFPRVMPLSKPVPATKLSTLTRSTAGPCHCKYDLMAFFEICELEANGDYIPSVVDHRGGMPCHGTFLLHQGIQRRITVTVAHETGNDIEWKEVKELVIGRIRNTPEADETIIDPNILSLNILSSGYIRPSYDDSVSLGIDHRTFYHFEAAWDSSMHNSLLLNRVTPYGEKIYITLSAYLEMENCTQPTVITKDFCMVFYSRDAKLPASRSIRNLFSTGAFRPSESNRVTGVYELSLCHVADIGSPGMQRRRRRVLDTSVAYVRGEENLAGWRPRSDSLILDHQWELEKLSLLQEVEKTRHYLLLREKLEASLLLEQDTFCGKDLMDSPKASSPLINPVASLGLDSPNNRQRELAAKCVRLLMHTFNRQYSQVSSSLSESKLSEMSASFLRDRSSSALSTLTPSSTCPSLVDGHFGNPDFRGAETNSGASSPDLDPFSPVERKPKSCTFIPNIQEIRVSPIVSKKGYLNFLEPHTSGWVRRYIVVRRPYVYLYRSERDCVERAVINLSSAQVDYSEDQQTMLRASNTFAVCTEHRNILLQASNDKEMHDWLYAFNPLLAGTIRSKLSRRKSGQMRM, from the exons ATGGCAGGAGCCTCAGTGAAAGTAGCCGTGAGGGTCCGCCCCTTCAATTCACGAGAGATTGGAAAAGATAGCAAGTGTATCATCCAGATGTCAGGCAACACAACCA CAATAATAAACCCTAAACAGCCAAAGGAAAACAAGAGCTTCAACTTTGACTATTCCTATTGGTCACATACAACT CCAGAAGATGTTAACTATGCATGCCAAAAGCAGGTGTATAAGGACATTGGGGAGGAAATGCTTCTGCATGCTTTTGAGGGATACAATGTGTGTATCTTTGCCTATGGCCAGACTGGGGCAGGAAAGTCATACACCATGATGGGCAAGCAAGAGAAAGACCAAGAGGGCATCATTCCATTG CTATGTGAGGACCTGTTTACCAAGATCAATGACAATAATGCCAATTGCATGTCATACTCAGTTGAG gtgAGTTATATGGAGATTTACTGTGAACGTGTTAGGGATCTGCTGAACCCAAAGAACAAAGGGAACCTGCGTGTGCGAGAGCATCCCCTGATGGGGCCATATGTGGAGGACCTGTCAAAACTAGCAGTAACCTCCTACAATGACATCCAGGACTTGATGGACTCTGGCAACAAAGCCAG GACTGTGGCAGCCACAAATATGAATGAGACCAGCAGCCGTTCTCATGCCGTTTTCAACATCATCTTCACCCAGAAACGACATGATGGTGAAACAGACAACACCTCTGAAAAG GTCAGCAAAATCAGCCTAGTCGACTTGGCAGGAAGTGAGAGGGCCGATTCTACTGGAGCTAAAGGCACTAGACTGAAG GAAGGAGCCAATATCAACAAATCTTTAACAACACTGGGTAAAGTTATCTCTGCTTTGGCTGAGATG gacTTTGCACCAAACAAG aacaaaaagaagaagaaagtggagAGCTTTATTCCTTACAGAGACTCGGTTCTGACCTGGCTGCTGAGGGAAAACCTCG GAGGAAACTCTCGTACTGCCATGGTTGCAGCTCTGAGCCCTGCTGATATTAACTATGATGAGACACTCAGCACTCTCAG GTATGCTGATCGTGCCAAGCAGATCCGATGCAACGCCGTCATCAATGAAGACCCCAACAACCGCCTGGTGCGTGAGCTGAAAGATGAAGTGGCACGTCTGAAGGATCTGCTCTACGCTCAGGGTCTTGGAGACATCATTGAGA CATTTCGGGCACCAGGTCCTGGGATACCTGCTCtcaaat TGACCAATGCCATGACAGGGAtgagcccctccccttctctctcTGCCCTGTCAAGCCGAGCTGGCTCCATCAGCAGCCTGCATGATCGAATCATGTTCAACCCGGGAAGTGAGGAAGCTATTGAGAGGCTGAAG GAAACTGAGAAGATAATTGCAGAACTCAATGAAACTTGGGAAGAGAAGCTTCGCCGCACAGAGGCCATTAGGATGGAAAG GGAGGCACTTTTGGCTGAAATGGGTGTGGCAATGAGGGAAGATGGGGGAACAGTTGGAGTCTTTTCTCCTAAGAAG ACGCCTCACCTGGTCAATCTGAATGAAGATCCACTGATGTCTGAGTGCCTACTGTACTACATTAAAGACGGAATCACCAA GGTCGGCCGTGAGGATGCCAGCAGTCGGCAGGACATTGTCCTAAGTGGTCACTTCATTGAAGACGAACACTGTATCTTCACAAGTAGCACTAATGCCTCAGGAGAGGGAACAGTGGTCCTGGAGCCCTGTGAGGGAGCCGAGACTTACGTTAATGGGAAGAGAGTGACAGAGCCCACTATTCTCAGATCAG GTAACCGTATCGTTATGGGCAAGAGCCATGTGTTCCGATTCAATGACCCAGAGCAAGCCCGGCAAGAACGAGAAAGGACACCATGTGCAGAAACACCTGTGGAGCCTGTGGACTGGGCTTTTGCCCAGAGAGAACTGTTGGAGAAACAAGGCATTGATATGAAACAAGAGATGGAGCAGAG ATTACAGGAACTGGAGGACCAGTACCGTAAGGAAAGAGAAGACGCAAGCAACCTTCTTGAACAGCAGAGACTT GACTACGAGAGTAAACTGGAAGCTCTTCAGAAGCAGGTTGACTCCCGATATTACCCAGAAATCACTGAGGAAGAGGAAGAACCAGAAGAGGAAG TGCCGTGGACAAAGCGAGAGACAGAACTGGCCCTCTGGGCTTTCCGTAAATGGCGGTTCTACCAGTTCACCTCTCTCAGAGACCTGCTCTGGGGAAATGCAATTTTCCTCAAGGAAGCTAATGCCATTAGCGTGGAGCTCAAGAAAAAG GTTCAGTTTCAGTTTGTATTGCTAACAGACACACTGTACTCACCGCTGCCCCCTGACCTGCTGCCCCCCAGTGTAGCCAAAGACAGGGAGAAAAGGCTGTTCCCACGCACTATAGTAGCAGTAGAAGTTCAGGACCAGAAGAACGGTGCCACACACTACTGGACTTTAGAGAAACTCAG ACAAAGACTGGATCTGATGAGAGAAATGTATGACCGAGCAGCAGAGGTGCCCAGTTCTGCAATTGAAGATTGTGACCATATGATGTCTGGTGGTGATCCCTTCTATGACCGCTTTCCTTGGTTTCGTCTGGTTGGCAG CACTCCCATTCTGAACACGTGCATGAGCAAGCGCATGAGTGACCTTACCCTCTCCCCCACCCTCTCCGACCCCGACTCTGACATAACCGAGCTCGCCGATGAGCGGCATTATGGGAAAGTCGAGGTGGAGGAGGAAGAGTTGGAGGACCTGGACGATGAGATCTTTATGGAGGACTCAGAACATGAGAGAGAGGAGGATGGTGTGGAGGAGCACTGCCCAGGTGCCAGCGATGGCCAGGACCCCTTTTACGACCGCTGGCCTCTGTTCAGTTTTGTGGGAAG GGCATTTGTGTATCTAAGTAACCTGCTGTACCCTGTACCATTGGTACACCGTGTCGCCATTGTTAGTGAGAAAGGCGAGGTCAAGGGGTTCCTCCGGGTGGCAGTGCAAGCCATCTCGG CTGATGAAGAGGCTCCTGATTATGGCTCGGGTGTACGACAATCAGGAACCGCCAAGATTTCATTTGAAGATCAACAATTTGAGAAG TTCCAGACAGAGTCATGCACCGGTGGGATGTCTCACGCAAACACATCTCAAGAGGAGCTGCGCATCGTAGAAGGAGAAGGACAGAACTCAGAAATGGGGCTCAGTGCTGATGAGGTCAACAACAACACCTGTACAG CATCTCCTGATATTCTTAACAGTCCTCTTAAGGGCAGTCTGGAATTTCCTCTTGATGTGACTCAGGAAAAATCTTTCCAGCACCTGAAAATAGGCAGCAGCTTTACCTTCAGGGTCACAGTGCTTCAAGCCTCCAGCATCTCTGCTGAGTATGCAGACATCTTCTGCCAGTTCAA CTTCATCCACAGGCATGACGAGGCATTTTCCACTGAGCCCTTGAAAAACACCGGCAGAGGCCCTCCTCTGGGATTCTACCATGTGCAAAAT ATAACTGTGGAGGTCACCAAGTCTTTTGTGGAATACATCAAAAGTCAGCCGATCGTTTTTGAGGTATTTGGGCACTACCAGAAACAGCCCTTCCCTCCTCTCTGTAAGGACTTAATTAG TTCATTACGTCCAACAAGACGGCAGTTCCCTAGGGTTATGCCCTTGTCAAAGCCAG TGCCCGCCACCAAACTGAGCACCCTGACACGCTCCACCGCTGGCCCCTGTCACTGCAAATATGACCTCATGGCTTTCTTTGAGATCTGTGAACTGGAGGCCAATGGGGA CTACATCCCATCTGTTGTTGATCACAGAGGTGGAATGCCCTGCCATGGTACATTCCTATTACACCAG GGCATCCAAAGGAGAATTACGGTCACTGTAGCCCATGAAACTGGTAATGACATTGAGTGGAAGGAGGTCAAGGAGCTGGTCATAG GCCGCATCCGTAACACACCCGAGGCAGATGAGACGATCATAGATCCCAACATCCTGTCCCTCAACATCCTCTCTTCAGGATACATACGGCCATCTTATGATGACAG TGTGTCACTGGGAATTGACCATAG GACATTTTACCACTTTGAGGCAGCATGGGATAGCTCCATGCACAACTCCCTCCTTCTGAACCGTGTCACTCCATACGGAGAAAAAATTTACATCACTCTCTCTGCTTACCTTGAG ATGGAGAACTGCACTCAGCCCACTGTCATCACTAAGGACTTCTGCATGGTGTTCTACTCCAGAGATGCCAAACTTCCTGCATCACGCTCTATTCGAAACCTTTTTAGCACTGGTGCTTTCAGGCCCTCTGAGAG TAACCGTGTGACCGGAGTGTATGAATTAAGCCTCTGCCACGTGGCGGATATCGGAAGTCCTG GTATGCAGAGGAGGCGCAGACGGGTGCTGGACACCTCAGTGGCGTACGTGCGTGGAGAGGAGAATCTTGCAGGCTGGAGGCCCCGCAGTGACAGTCTCATCCTGGACCACCAATGGGAACTGGAGAAACTCAGCCTATTACAAGAG GTGGAGAAGACCAGGCATTACCTTCTGCTGAGAGAGAAGCTAGAAGCCTCTCTGCTGCTGGAACAGGACACTTTTTGTGGTAAAGACCTCATGGACTCACCTAAAGCCTCTAGCCCCTTGATCAATCCAGTAGCCAGCCTGGGTCTGGACAGCCCCAACAATAGGCAGAGGGAATTGGCTGCCAAG tgTGTGCGACTGCTCATGCACACCTTCAACAGGCAGTACAGCCAGGTGAGCAGCAGTCTCAGTGAGAGCAAG CTGTCAGAGATGTCTGCGTCATTCTTAAGAGACAGATCTTCCTCAGCTCTGAGCACTCTGACCCCCTCCTCCACCTGCCCGTCATTGGTGGATGGTCACTTTGGCAATCCAGACTTCAG AGGTGCTGAGACTAACTCTGGTGCCTCGAGCCCTGATCTAGACCCCTTCAGCCCTGTAGAGAGAAAACCCAAGAGCTGCACCTTCATCCCCAATATCCAAGAGATTCGTGTCAG CCCCATTGTGTCAAAGAAAGGCTATCTCAACTTTCTGGAGCCACACACCAGTGGCTGGGTCAGACGTTATATTGTGGTGCGGCGGCCATATGTCTACTTGTACCGCAGTGAGAGAGACTGTGTAGAGAGAGCCGTCATCAACCTCTCATCTGCCCAGGTGGATTACAGCGAAGATCAGCAGACCATGTTGAGG gcTTCTAACACATTTGCTGTGTGCACTGAGCACCGCAACATTCTCCTCCAAGCCAGCAATGACAAAGAGATGCATGACTGGCTGTATGCGTTCAACCCACTGCTGGCTGGAACCATCAG